One window from the genome of Enterobacter asburiae encodes:
- the ppiC gene encoding peptidylprolyl isomerase PpiC: MAKTAAAVHILVKEEKLALDLLEQIKNGADFGKLAKKHSICPSGKRGGDLGEFRQGQMVPAFDKVVFSCPVLEPTGPLHTQFGYHIIKVLYRN, from the coding sequence ATGGCAAAAACAGCAGCAGCAGTGCACATTCTCGTTAAAGAAGAGAAACTGGCTTTAGATCTTCTGGAGCAGATTAAAAACGGTGCCGACTTCGGCAAGCTGGCTAAGAAGCACTCCATCTGCCCGTCAGGCAAACGCGGCGGCGATCTGGGTGAGTTCCGCCAGGGTCAGATGGTTCCAGCGTTCGATAAAGTGGTGTTCTCCTGCCCGGTGCTGGAGCCAACCGGCCCGCTGCATACCCAGTTCGGGTATCACATTATTAAGGTTCTGTATCGCAATTAA
- the ppiC gene encoding peptidylprolyl isomerase PpiC translates to MKKTAAALHILVKEEKLAQEILTKLERGISFDHLAKRYSKCPSGRNGGDLGEFQQGAMVGPFDQAVFSCPLLKPYGPVKTKFGYHIIKVLYRR, encoded by the coding sequence ATGAAAAAGACCGCAGCAGCCCTGCATATTCTGGTAAAAGAAGAGAAACTGGCCCAGGAGATCCTGACCAAGCTGGAGCGCGGCATCAGCTTTGATCATCTGGCGAAGCGTTACTCTAAATGCCCGTCCGGACGCAATGGCGGGGATCTCGGCGAGTTTCAACAAGGTGCGATGGTCGGCCCGTTCGATCAGGCGGTCTTTAGCTGCCCGCTTCTGAAGCCCTACGGCCCGGTAAAAACCAAATTTGGCTACCATATCATTAAGGTGCTTTATCGCCGCTGA
- the rep gene encoding DNA helicase Rep: MRLNPGQQQAVEFVTGPCLVLAGAGSGKTRVITNKIAHLIHNCGYQARHIAAVTFTNKAAREMKERVGQTLGRKEARGLMISTFHTLGLDIIKREYAALGMKSNFSLFDDTDQVALLKELTEGLIEDDKVLLQQLISTISNWKNDLMTPAQAAAIAKGERDRIFAHCYGLYDAHMKACNVLDFDDLILLPTLLLQRNEEVRERWQNKIRYLLVDEYQDTNTSQYELVKLLVGQRARFTVVGDDDQSIYSWRGARPQNLVLLSKDFPALQVIKLEQNYRSSGRILKAANILIANNPHVFEKRLFSELGYGTELKVLSANNEDHEAERVTGELIAHHFVNKTEYKDYAILYRGNHQSRVFEKMLMQNRIPYKISGGMSFFSRPEIKDLLAYLRVLTNPDDDSAFLRIVNTPKREIGPATLQKLGEWAMTRNKSMFTASFDMGLSQTLTGRGYDSLTRFTHWLGEVQRLAEREPVAAVRDLIHGIDYESWLYETSASPKAAEMRMKNVNQLFSWMTEMLEGSEIDEPMTLTQVVTRFTLRDMMERGESEEEADQVQLMTLHASKGLEFPYVYLVGMEEGLLPHQSSIDEDNVDEERRLAYVGITRAQKELTFTLCKERRQYGELVRPEPSRFLLELPQDDVIWEQERKVITAEERMHKGQANVANIRAMLAKAKEKG, encoded by the coding sequence ATGCGTTTAAACCCTGGACAACAACAAGCGGTCGAATTCGTTACTGGACCATGCCTGGTGCTGGCAGGGGCCGGTTCGGGTAAAACCCGCGTGATCACCAACAAAATCGCCCATCTGATCCACAACTGCGGGTATCAGGCGCGACACATTGCGGCGGTCACCTTTACCAATAAAGCGGCGCGCGAGATGAAAGAGCGTGTCGGACAGACGCTGGGCCGTAAAGAGGCGCGCGGCCTGATGATCTCCACCTTCCACACGCTGGGTCTGGATATCATCAAACGCGAGTATGCGGCGCTGGGAATGAAGTCCAACTTCTCGCTCTTCGATGATACCGATCAGGTGGCGCTGCTCAAAGAGCTCACCGAGGGGCTGATCGAAGATGACAAAGTGCTGTTGCAGCAGCTGATCTCGACGATCTCGAACTGGAAAAACGATCTGATGACGCCAGCCCAGGCCGCGGCGATCGCCAAAGGTGAACGGGATCGGATCTTCGCCCACTGCTACGGTCTGTACGATGCGCATATGAAAGCGTGCAACGTGCTGGACTTTGACGACCTGATCCTGCTGCCCACGCTGCTGCTGCAGCGCAATGAAGAAGTGCGCGAGCGCTGGCAGAATAAAATCCGCTACCTGCTGGTGGATGAATATCAGGACACCAACACCAGCCAGTACGAGCTGGTGAAGCTGCTGGTGGGGCAGCGCGCGCGTTTCACCGTGGTAGGCGACGACGACCAGTCGATTTACTCCTGGCGCGGTGCGCGCCCGCAAAACCTGGTGCTGCTGAGCAAAGATTTCCCCGCCCTGCAGGTGATTAAGCTGGAGCAAAACTACCGCTCCTCCGGGCGTATCCTGAAGGCAGCAAACATCCTGATTGCCAATAACCCGCACGTATTTGAGAAGCGTCTCTTCTCCGAACTGGGCTACGGCACGGAGCTGAAAGTGCTCAGCGCCAACAATGAGGATCATGAAGCGGAGCGCGTGACGGGCGAGCTCATCGCTCACCACTTCGTCAACAAAACCGAATATAAGGATTATGCGATCCTCTATCGCGGCAATCACCAGTCGCGCGTCTTTGAAAAGATGCTGATGCAGAACCGCATTCCGTACAAAATCTCGGGTGGCATGTCGTTCTTCTCACGACCAGAAATCAAAGATCTGCTGGCCTATCTGCGCGTGCTCACTAACCCGGATGATGACAGCGCGTTTCTGCGCATCGTGAATACGCCAAAACGCGAGATTGGCCCGGCGACGCTGCAAAAGCTCGGCGAGTGGGCGATGACCCGCAACAAAAGTATGTTTACCGCCAGCTTCGACATGGGGCTAAGCCAGACGTTAACCGGGCGCGGGTATGACTCGTTAACCCGCTTCACCCACTGGCTCGGTGAAGTGCAGCGTCTCGCGGAGCGCGAGCCGGTGGCGGCAGTGCGCGATCTCATTCACGGCATCGACTATGAGTCCTGGCTGTATGAAACCTCAGCCAGCCCGAAGGCGGCTGAGATGCGCATGAAAAACGTTAACCAGCTCTTCAGCTGGATGACCGAAATGCTGGAGGGCTCTGAAATCGACGAGCCAATGACCCTGACGCAGGTGGTCACCCGCTTTACCCTGCGCGACATGATGGAGCGCGGCGAGAGCGAGGAAGAGGCCGATCAGGTTCAGCTGATGACGCTGCATGCGTCCAAAGGGCTGGAGTTCCCGTATGTGTATCTGGTCGGCATGGAAGAGGGATTGTTGCCGCACCAGAGCAGCATTGATGAAGACAACGTCGACGAGGAACGCCGTCTGGCCTACGTGGGGATCACCCGCGCGCAGAAAGAGCTGACGTTCACGCTGTGTAAAGAGCGCCGCCAGTATGGTGAACTGGTTCGCCCGGAGCCGAGTCGTTTCCTGCTGGAACTGCCGCAGGATGACGTGATCTGGGAACAGGAGCGCAAAGTGATTACCGCAGAAGAGCGGATGCACAAGGGGCAGGCCAACGTGGCAAACATCCGCGCCATGCTGGCAAAAGCCAAAGAGAAAGGATAA
- the gppA gene encoding guanosine-5'-triphosphate,3'-diphosphate diphosphatase, with translation MLSSTSLYAAIDLGSNSFHMLVVREVAGSIQTLTRIKRKVRLAAGLSSDNHLSPEAMERGWQCLRLFAERLQDIPHAQITVVATATLRLAVNAVDFIARAQEILGCPVQVISGEEEARLIYQGVAHTTGGDDRRLVVDIGGASTELVTGTGAQATSLFSLSMGCVTWLERYFTDRNLGKENFDEAENAAREVLRPVMDELRYHGWKVCVGASGTVQALQEIMMAQGMDERITLAKLQQLKQRAIQCGRLEELEIEGLTLERALVFPSGLAILIAIFTELNIQCMTLAGGALREGLVYGMLHLSVDQDIRSRTLRNVQRRFLVDIDQAGRVSQLASRFADRVANVWDLDHLSRDLLLSACALHEVGLSIDFKQAPSHAAYLVRNLDLPGYTPAQKKLLATLLLNQTNAVDLSSLHQQNAVPPRVAEHMCRLLRLAILFASRRRDDLLPAINLVADDEKLSLTLPENWIDRHPLGAEMIEQECQWQSYVHWVLEVK, from the coding sequence ATGCTCAGCTCCACCTCGCTTTATGCGGCAATTGATCTCGGTTCGAATAGTTTTCATATGCTGGTTGTGCGCGAGGTGGCGGGAAGCATACAAACGCTGACGCGCATCAAGCGCAAGGTCCGCCTCGCGGCGGGCCTGAGCAGTGACAATCACCTCTCACCTGAAGCCATGGAACGTGGCTGGCAGTGTCTGCGACTCTTTGCCGAGCGTCTGCAGGATATCCCGCATGCCCAAATCACCGTGGTCGCCACTGCGACACTCCGCCTGGCGGTTAACGCCGTGGATTTTATTGCCAGAGCGCAGGAAATTCTCGGTTGTCCGGTTCAGGTTATCAGCGGTGAAGAAGAGGCTCGCCTGATTTATCAGGGTGTTGCACACACCACGGGGGGTGACGATCGTCGCCTGGTAGTGGATATTGGCGGTGCCAGTACCGAGCTTGTGACCGGCACCGGCGCGCAGGCAACGTCGCTGTTCAGCCTGTCGATGGGCTGCGTGACCTGGCTTGAGCGCTACTTTACCGATCGGAACCTGGGTAAAGAGAACTTCGACGAGGCAGAAAACGCCGCGCGCGAAGTGTTACGCCCGGTGATGGACGAGCTGCGCTATCACGGCTGGAAAGTCTGCGTGGGTGCCTCGGGTACCGTGCAGGCTCTGCAGGAAATCATGATGGCGCAGGGAATGGACGAGCGGATTACGCTTGCCAAACTTCAGCAGTTGAAACAGCGCGCTATTCAGTGCGGACGCCTGGAAGAGCTGGAAATTGAAGGCCTGACGCTGGAACGCGCGCTGGTCTTCCCGAGCGGGCTGGCCATTCTTATCGCCATTTTCACCGAGCTGAACATCCAGTGTATGACCCTGGCCGGCGGCGCGCTGCGCGAAGGTCTGGTCTACGGGATGTTGCATCTGTCGGTCGATCAGGATATCCGCAGCCGTACCCTGCGCAACGTGCAGCGTCGTTTTCTGGTTGATATCGATCAGGCAGGACGCGTATCGCAGCTGGCGTCACGCTTCGCCGATCGGGTCGCTAACGTCTGGGATCTTGATCATCTGAGCCGGGATTTATTGCTAAGCGCCTGCGCGCTCCATGAAGTCGGGCTGAGCATTGATTTTAAGCAGGCACCGTCTCATGCAGCGTATCTGGTGCGAAACCTTGATTTACCGGGCTATACACCCGCGCAGAAAAAATTGCTGGCAACGCTGCTGCTGAACCAGACCAATGCCGTCGATCTCTCCTCTTTGCATCAGCAAAACGCCGTACCGCCGCGCGTGGCCGAGCATATGTGCCGCCTGCTGCGTCTGGCGATCCTGTTTGCCAGCCGCCGCCGCGATGATTTGCTGCCCGCCATTAATCTGGTGGCCGATGACGAGAAGCTTTCGCTGACGCTCCCGGAGAACTGGATTGATCGTCACCCGTTAGGTGCAGAGATGATCGAGCAGGAGTGCCAGTGGCAGAGCTATGTGCACTGGGTGTTGGAAGTAAAATAA
- the rhlB gene encoding ATP-dependent RNA helicase RhlB: MSKTHLTEQKFSDFALHPKVIEALENKGFHNCTPIQALALPLTLAGRDVAGQAQTGTGKTMAFLTSTFHYLLSHPAIADRKVNQPRALIMAPTRELAVQIHADAEPLAQSTGLKLGLAYGGDGYDKQLKVLESGVDILIGTTGRLIDYAKQNHINLGAIQVVVLDEADRMYDLGFIKDIRWLFRRMPPANQRLNMLFSATLSYRVRELAFEQMNNAEYVEVEPEQKTGHRIKEELFYPSNEEKMRLLQTLIEEEWPDRAIIFANTKHRCEDIWGHLAADGHRVGLLTGDVAQKKRLRILEEFTRGDLDILVATDVAARGLHIPAVTHVFNYDLPDDCEDYVHRIGRTGRAGASGHSISLACEEYALNLPAIETYIGHSIPQSKYNPEALLSELPPPKRLTRPRSGNGPRRSGGAPRNRRRSG, from the coding sequence ATGAGCAAAACACATTTAACAGAACAGAAGTTTTCCGACTTCGCGCTGCACCCGAAGGTGATTGAAGCCCTTGAAAATAAAGGGTTTCATAACTGCACGCCCATTCAGGCCCTCGCGCTGCCGCTGACGCTGGCCGGTCGCGATGTTGCCGGGCAGGCGCAAACCGGTACCGGCAAAACGATGGCGTTTTTAACGTCAACGTTTCATTATTTACTTTCTCACCCAGCGATTGCAGACCGCAAAGTTAACCAGCCGCGCGCGCTAATTATGGCCCCGACGCGAGAACTGGCGGTACAGATCCACGCAGACGCTGAACCTCTGGCGCAGTCTACCGGCCTGAAACTTGGCCTGGCCTATGGCGGCGACGGCTACGATAAACAGCTGAAAGTGCTGGAAAGCGGTGTGGATATCCTGATCGGTACCACCGGTCGTCTTATCGACTACGCTAAACAGAACCACATCAACCTCGGCGCAATCCAGGTTGTGGTGCTCGATGAAGCTGACCGCATGTACGATCTGGGCTTCATTAAAGACATCCGCTGGCTGTTCCGCCGTATGCCTCCGGCCAATCAGCGTCTGAATATGCTGTTCTCTGCAACCCTCTCCTACCGCGTTCGCGAACTGGCGTTCGAACAGATGAACAACGCCGAATATGTAGAAGTGGAACCTGAGCAGAAAACGGGTCACCGCATTAAAGAAGAGCTCTTCTATCCTTCCAATGAAGAGAAAATGCGTCTGCTGCAAACGCTGATCGAAGAAGAGTGGCCAGATCGCGCCATTATCTTCGCGAACACCAAACACCGTTGTGAAGACATCTGGGGCCATCTGGCTGCAGACGGTCACCGTGTTGGCCTGCTGACCGGCGACGTGGCGCAGAAGAAACGCCTGCGTATTCTTGAAGAATTTACCCGTGGCGATCTCGATATTCTGGTCGCAACCGACGTTGCTGCTCGTGGTCTGCACATTCCGGCCGTGACGCACGTCTTTAACTACGATCTGCCAGACGACTGCGAAGACTACGTACACCGTATCGGTCGTACCGGTCGTGCGGGCGCAAGCGGTCACTCGATTAGCCTTGCGTGTGAAGAGTATGCGCTGAATCTTCCAGCCATTGAGACTTATATCGGTCACTCTATTCCGCAGAGCAAATACAATCCGGAAGCGCTGTTAAGCGAACTGCCGCCGCCTAAGCGTCTAACCCGCCCACGCTCCGGCAATGGTCCGCGTCGTTCAGGCGGCGCACCGCGTAATCGTCGTCGTTCAGGTTAA
- the trxA gene encoding thioredoxin TrxA, whose translation MSDKIIHLTDDSFDTDVLKADGLILVDFWAEWCGPCKMIAPILDEIADEYQGKLTVAKLNIDQNPGTAPKYGIRGIPTLLLFKNGEVAATKVGALSKGQLKEFLDANLA comes from the coding sequence ATGAGCGATAAAATTATTCACCTGACTGACGACAGTTTTGACACGGACGTACTTAAGGCTGACGGGCTGATCCTCGTCGATTTCTGGGCTGAATGGTGTGGTCCTTGCAAAATGATCGCCCCGATTCTGGATGAGATCGCCGACGAATATCAGGGCAAACTGACCGTTGCCAAGCTGAACATCGACCAGAACCCGGGCACCGCACCAAAATACGGTATCCGTGGCATTCCGACCCTGCTGCTGTTCAAAAACGGCGAAGTGGCGGCGACCAAAGTGGGCGCGCTGTCCAAAGGTCAACTGAAAGAGTTCCTGGACGCTAACCTGGCGTAA
- the rho gene encoding transcription termination factor Rho — protein MNLTELKNTPVSELITLGENMGLENQARMRKQDIIFAILKQHAKSGEDIFGDGVLEILQDGFGFLRSADSSYLAGPDDIYVSPSQIRRFNLRTGDTISGKIRPPKEGERYFALLKVNEVNYDKPENSRNKILFENLTPLHANSRLRMERGNGSTEDLTARVLDLASPIGRGQRGLIVAPPKAGKTMLLQNIAQSIAYNHPDCVLMVLLIDERPEEVTEMQRLVKGEVVASTFDEPASRHVQVAEMVIEKAKRLVEHKKDVIILLDSITRLARAYNTVVPASGKVLTGGVDANALHRPKRFFGAARNVEEGGSLTIIATALIDTGSKMDEVIYEEFKGTGNMELHLSRKIAEKRVFPAIDYNRSGTRKEELLTTQEELQKMWILRKIIHPMGEIDAMEFLINKLAMTKTNDDFFDMMKRS, from the coding sequence ATGAATCTTACCGAATTAAAGAATACGCCGGTTTCTGAGCTGATCACTCTCGGCGAAAATATGGGGCTGGAAAACCAGGCTCGTATGCGCAAGCAGGACATCATTTTCGCCATCCTGAAGCAGCACGCTAAGAGTGGCGAAGATATCTTTGGCGACGGTGTGCTGGAGATATTGCAAGACGGATTTGGTTTCCTCCGCTCTGCAGACAGCTCCTACCTCGCCGGCCCTGACGACATCTACGTATCCCCTAGCCAAATCCGCCGTTTCAACCTCCGCACTGGTGACACCATTTCAGGTAAGATTCGTCCTCCTAAAGAGGGTGAACGCTACTTTGCGCTGTTGAAAGTTAACGAAGTTAACTACGACAAACCGGAAAACTCGCGTAATAAGATCCTCTTTGAGAACTTAACGCCGCTGCACGCGAACTCTCGCCTGCGCATGGAGCGTGGTAACGGTTCTACCGAAGACTTAACCGCGCGTGTTCTGGATCTGGCATCACCAATTGGTCGTGGCCAGCGTGGTCTGATTGTGGCACCGCCGAAAGCGGGTAAAACCATGCTGCTGCAGAACATCGCGCAGAGCATCGCCTACAACCACCCAGACTGCGTGCTGATGGTGCTGCTGATTGACGAACGTCCGGAAGAAGTGACCGAGATGCAGCGTCTGGTTAAAGGTGAAGTGGTTGCTTCTACCTTCGACGAGCCAGCTTCTCGCCACGTTCAGGTTGCGGAAATGGTTATCGAGAAGGCGAAACGCCTGGTTGAGCACAAGAAAGACGTGATCATCCTGCTCGACTCCATCACCCGTCTGGCGCGTGCGTACAACACCGTGGTTCCAGCGTCCGGTAAAGTGCTGACCGGTGGTGTGGATGCTAACGCCCTGCATCGTCCGAAACGCTTCTTCGGTGCCGCACGTAACGTGGAAGAGGGCGGCAGCCTGACCATCATCGCGACGGCGCTGATCGATACCGGTTCAAAAATGGACGAAGTAATTTACGAAGAATTTAAAGGTACAGGTAACATGGAACTGCACCTCTCTCGTAAAATCGCTGAAAAACGCGTCTTCCCGGCTATCGACTACAACCGTTCCGGTACCCGTAAAGAAGAGCTGCTCACCACGCAGGAAGAGCTGCAGAAAATGTGGATCCTGCGCAAAATCATCCATCCAATGGGTGAAATTGACGCGATGGAGTTCCTCATTAACAAACTGGCGATGACCAAAACTAACGACGATTTCTTCGACATGATGAAACGCTCGTAA
- the wecA gene encoding UDP-N-acetylglucosamine--undecaprenyl-phosphate N-acetylglucosaminephosphotransferase, which produces MNLFTAVTELISIFLFTTCFLFIARKVAKRIGLVDKPNFRKRHQGLIPLVGGISVYAGICFTFGIADYYIPHAALYIACAGVLVLVGALDDRFDIAVKIRATVQAGIGVVMMVVGGLYLRSLGYVFGPWELVLGPFGFFLTLFAVWAAINAFNMVDGIDGLLGGLSSVSFAAIGIILWFDGQYSLAMWCFAMIAAILPYILLNLGVLGRRYKVFMGDAGSTLIGFTVIWILLETTQGQTHPISPVTALWIIAIPLMDMVAIMYRRLRKGMSPFSPDRQHIHHLIMRAGFTSRQAFVLITLAAAILAAIGVAAEYSHIIPEWVMLALFLLAFFLYGYCIKRAWKVARFIKRLKRRMRRNSGKNTTLTK; this is translated from the coding sequence GTGAATCTATTCACCGCCGTTACTGAACTGATCAGTATTTTTTTATTCACAACCTGTTTTTTGTTCATTGCGCGCAAGGTGGCAAAACGAATAGGGTTGGTGGATAAGCCTAATTTTCGTAAACGCCATCAGGGACTTATTCCTTTAGTCGGCGGCATTTCTGTTTACGCAGGAATTTGCTTTACGTTTGGTATTGCCGACTATTATATCCCGCATGCCGCCCTCTACATTGCCTGCGCCGGTGTCCTGGTGTTAGTCGGGGCCCTTGATGACCGGTTCGATATCGCGGTGAAAATACGCGCCACCGTTCAGGCGGGCATTGGCGTGGTGATGATGGTTGTGGGCGGACTGTATCTGCGAAGTCTCGGCTATGTGTTCGGCCCCTGGGAATTAGTTCTGGGCCCATTTGGCTTCTTCCTGACACTCTTTGCCGTCTGGGCGGCAATCAATGCTTTCAACATGGTGGATGGCATTGACGGCCTGCTCGGTGGGTTGTCATCCGTTTCGTTCGCCGCTATCGGCATTATTTTATGGTTTGATGGCCAGTACAGTCTGGCAATGTGGTGTTTCGCCATGATTGCCGCCATTCTGCCTTATATCCTCTTGAACCTCGGTGTGCTGGGCCGTCGCTATAAAGTCTTTATGGGAGACGCGGGCAGTACGCTGATTGGTTTTACGGTTATCTGGATCCTGCTTGAAACTACACAGGGTCAAACCCATCCGATAAGTCCCGTAACAGCGCTGTGGATTATTGCCATCCCATTAATGGATATGGTGGCGATTATGTACCGCCGCCTGCGCAAAGGGATGAGTCCTTTCTCTCCCGACCGCCAACACATTCATCATCTCATTATGCGCGCGGGTTTTACTTCTCGTCAGGCATTTGTGCTGATTACGCTTGCCGCCGCTATTTTGGCCGCGATTGGTGTAGCTGCAGAATATTCTCATATTATTCCTGAATGGGTTATGTTGGCATTATTCTTGCTGGCATTTTTCCTGTACGGCTACTGCATTAAGCGCGCATGGAAAGTAGCGCGATTTATTAAACGTCTTAAACGCAGGATGCGTCGTAACAGTGGCAAAAATACAACATTAACTAAGTAA
- the wzzE gene encoding ECA polysaccharide chain length modulation protein: protein MTQPLAGAKSVVTENELDIRGLFRVLWAGKLWIAGIALGFALLALAYTFFAKQEWSATAITDKPTVNMLGGYYSQQQFLRNLDIKASLATPDQASVMDEAYKEFVMQLASWDTRRDFWSQTDYYKQRRVDNTKADAALLDDLINNIQFMPGDALRNVNDSVKLIAETAPDANNLLRQYVAFASQRAASHLNEELKGAWAARTIQMKAQVKRQEEVANTIFGRRVHNIEQALKIAEQHNISRTETDVPADELPDSEMFLLGRPMLQARLENLKAVGPDFDLDYDQNRAMLNTLNVGPSLDPRFQTYRYLRTPEEPVKRDSPRRAFLMIMWGIVGALTGAGVALTRRRKN from the coding sequence ATGACTCAACCGTTGGCGGGAGCGAAATCAGTGGTAACTGAGAATGAACTGGATATTCGGGGTTTGTTTCGCGTGTTATGGGCAGGCAAACTTTGGATTGCGGGGATCGCGCTGGGGTTTGCACTGTTAGCGCTGGCCTATACGTTCTTTGCAAAACAAGAGTGGAGCGCCACGGCAATCACAGACAAACCAACGGTTAACATGCTTGGGGGATACTATTCCCAGCAGCAATTCCTGCGAAACCTGGACATCAAAGCCAGTCTTGCAACGCCAGATCAGGCTTCCGTTATGGATGAAGCCTATAAAGAGTTTGTGATGCAGCTGGCTTCGTGGGATACCCGCCGCGACTTCTGGTCCCAGACGGATTACTACAAGCAGCGCCGGGTTGATAACACCAAAGCCGATGCCGCCCTGCTGGACGATCTGATTAACAATATTCAGTTCATGCCGGGCGACGCGCTGCGTAACGTCAACGACAGCGTCAAGCTGATTGCAGAAACCGCGCCGGATGCCAACAACCTGTTGCGGCAGTACGTCGCATTTGCCAGCCAGCGCGCCGCAAGCCATCTTAACGAAGAGCTTAAAGGTGCCTGGGCGGCTCGTACCATCCAGATGAAGGCGCAGGTGAAACGTCAGGAAGAGGTGGCGAATACCATTTTCGGTCGCCGCGTGCATAACATTGAGCAGGCGCTGAAAATTGCGGAACAGCACAATATTTCCCGTACTGAGACGGACGTACCGGCTGATGAACTGCCTGACTCTGAAATGTTCCTTCTTGGCCGCCCTATGCTGCAGGCGCGTCTGGAAAACCTGAAGGCCGTTGGGCCTGATTTTGACCTCGATTACGATCAAAATCGCGCGATGCTCAATACGCTTAATGTCGGTCCGTCCCTGGACCCGCGTTTTCAGACCTATCGTTATTTGCGAACGCCTGAAGAACCTGTAAAACGCGATAGTCCGCGTCGTGCATTCCTGATGATTATGTGGGGGATTGTAGGCGCACTGACGGGCGCTGGCGTGGCGTTAACGCGTCGTCGCAAAAACTAA
- the wecB gene encoding non-hydrolyzing UDP-N-acetylglucosamine 2-epimerase, with the protein MKVLTVFGTRPEAIKMAPLVHALACDPDIEAKVCVTAQHREMLDQVLTLFSIVPDYDLNIMKPGQGLTEITCRILQELKPILESFKPDVVLVHGDTTTTVATSLAAFYQRIPVGHVEAGLRTGNLYSPWPEEANRTLTGHLAMYHFAPTENSRQNLLRENIADNKIFVTGNTVIDALIWVRDRVLANSDLQKELAARYPFLHNGKKTILVTGHRRESFGRGFEQICHALAEIAAQNDDVQIVYPVHLNPNVSEPVNRILGHVENVLLIEPQDYMPFVWLMNHAWLILTDSGGIQEEAPSLGKPVLVMRETTERPEAVKAGTVRLVGTNAQLIVEEVTRLLHDDEAYQAMSRAHNPYGDGQACGRILHALKHNRVSL; encoded by the coding sequence GTGAAAGTACTAACCGTATTTGGCACCAGGCCGGAGGCCATTAAGATGGCACCTCTGGTTCATGCGCTGGCCTGCGATCCTGATATTGAAGCGAAAGTGTGCGTCACTGCTCAACACCGTGAGATGCTCGATCAGGTTTTAACGCTCTTTTCCATCGTCCCGGATTACGACCTTAATATTATGAAACCGGGGCAAGGGCTAACGGAGATAACCTGTCGCATTCTGCAAGAGCTTAAGCCGATCCTGGAGTCATTCAAACCTGACGTGGTGCTGGTACACGGTGACACCACCACTACCGTGGCGACAAGCCTGGCCGCGTTTTACCAGCGAATTCCCGTGGGTCATGTTGAGGCGGGTCTGCGTACCGGCAATCTTTATTCGCCGTGGCCGGAAGAGGCCAACCGCACGTTAACGGGTCATCTGGCGATGTACCACTTTGCGCCAACGGAAAACTCGCGTCAGAACCTGCTGCGTGAAAATATCGCCGATAACAAAATCTTTGTGACCGGCAATACGGTCATTGACGCGTTAATTTGGGTACGTGACCGCGTCCTGGCAAATAGCGATCTTCAGAAAGAGCTCGCTGCCCGCTATCCGTTCCTTCACAACGGCAAAAAAACCATTCTGGTCACTGGCCACCGACGCGAAAGCTTTGGCCGGGGTTTTGAGCAAATCTGCCATGCGCTGGCTGAAATCGCCGCGCAGAACGACGATGTGCAAATTGTCTATCCGGTCCATCTCAATCCTAACGTCAGCGAGCCGGTTAACCGGATCCTGGGCCACGTCGAAAACGTCCTTCTGATCGAACCGCAGGACTACATGCCGTTTGTCTGGTTGATGAACCATGCCTGGCTTATCCTCACCGATTCCGGCGGCATTCAGGAAGAAGCGCCATCCCTGGGCAAACCGGTGCTGGTGATGCGTGAAACGACCGAACGTCCGGAAGCCGTCAAAGCCGGTACGGTGCGTCTGGTCGGCACCAACGCACAGCTGATCGTCGAAGAGGTCACGCGCCTGCTGCACGACGATGAAGCGTATCAGGCGATGAGCCGGGCCCACAATCCGTATGGAGACGGGCAGGCTTGTGGTCGTATTTTGCATGCACTTAAACACAATCGGGTATCGCTATGA